Proteins found in one Sphingobacteriales bacterium genomic segment:
- a CDS encoding alpha/beta hydrolase, translated as MVSYPQYSVFLTRQQLRLTYTTQGDLHLPVLLLIHGLGSYQGAWYRNLEGLSAHFHCIALDLPGYGASDKRNFVPSMSFYAQVLNDFLLVLQLRRKITLVGHSMGGQIALWAAYLFPDLFDNLVLTAPAGFEKFNELQKIWLRQTYAASFVEHSSEAQIRHNFALNFYHQPPEAETMIQYRLAQRKSADFLDYCAIIPQSVAAMLAEPPLHFVKNLQQHTLLIFGEKDKFIPNRLLNPLDNTPALMRRAAALLPSCEAHLIPNCGHFLQFEQPTVFNNLLIQYLSEIKK; from the coding sequence ATGGTTTCCTATCCGCAATACTCTGTTTTTCTTACCCGTCAACAACTTCGGCTTACTTATACTACACAAGGCGATTTGCACTTGCCTGTGTTGTTGCTGATACACGGATTGGGTAGCTATCAGGGGGCTTGGTATCGTAATTTGGAGGGTTTGAGCGCACATTTTCATTGTATCGCTTTGGATTTGCCCGGATATGGAGCTTCGGATAAAAGAAATTTTGTACCTTCTATGTCTTTTTATGCGCAAGTGTTGAACGATTTTTTGCTCGTCCTGCAACTGCGCCGAAAAATAACGCTGGTAGGACATTCTATGGGAGGGCAAATAGCTTTGTGGGCGGCGTATTTGTTTCCTGATTTGTTTGATAATTTGGTATTGACCGCACCGGCGGGCTTTGAAAAATTTAACGAACTCCAAAAAATATGGCTGCGACAAACCTATGCCGCCTCTTTTGTAGAGCATAGCTCGGAGGCGCAAATACGGCATAACTTCGCACTTAATTTTTATCATCAGCCGCCGGAGGCAGAAACGATGATACAATACCGACTGGCACAACGTAAGTCCGCCGATTTTTTAGACTATTGCGCCATCATTCCGCAGAGCGTTGCTGCGATGCTCGCCGAGCCGCCGCTTCATTTTGTGAAAAACTTGCAGCAACACACCTTGTTGATTTTTGGAGAAAAAGATAAATTTATTCCCAACCGCTTGCTCAATCCATTGGATAATACTCCTGCTTTGATGCGCCGTGCTGCTGCTTTGCTCCCTTCGTGCGAGGCGCATTTGATTCCAAATTGCGGACATTTTTTGCAATTTGAACAACCGACGGTTTTCAACAACTTGTTGATACAGTATTTATCGGAGATAAAAAAGTGA
- a CDS encoding methyltransferase encodes MASDYFDFKQFRVYHHQCAMKVGTDGVLLGALAQVPPQSKNILDIGTGSGLIALMLAQRTSHYFTDCRITALEIDEAAVAQAADNVANSRWRHRIEVIQGDLQHFQAVPHSYHCIVSNPPYFNRALHSPDTARSRARHADNTLSPDMLLTRSALYLHPKGVISFIIPSEYLKIFQYEAEKVSLYPQGYIYIYTKKNTAPKRIILFFTFQMPPNPPTQQHLIIHNETLTYSEEFVVLLKDFYLHF; translated from the coding sequence ATGGCATCTGATTATTTTGATTTTAAGCAATTCAGGGTGTATCATCATCAATGTGCTATGAAGGTGGGCACTGATGGAGTGTTGCTGGGTGCTTTGGCGCAGGTGCCGCCGCAGAGCAAAAATATTTTGGATATAGGCACAGGAAGTGGGCTGATAGCTTTGATGCTGGCACAGCGTACCTCACATTATTTTACCGACTGCCGCATTACCGCTTTGGAAATAGACGAAGCCGCCGTCGCACAAGCTGCCGACAATGTTGCCAACAGCAGGTGGCGGCACAGAATAGAGGTGATACAGGGGGATTTACAGCATTTTCAGGCAGTGCCACATTCTTATCATTGTATTGTTTCTAATCCGCCGTATTTTAATCGTGCGCTGCACTCTCCCGATACGGCTCGCAGCAGAGCACGCCACGCCGACAATACTTTATCGCCCGATATGCTCCTGACCCGAAGTGCGCTGTATTTACACCCGAAAGGTGTGATTTCCTTTATTATTCCAAGTGAATATTTAAAAATTTTTCAGTACGAAGCCGAAAAAGTGTCACTTTATCCACAGGGTTATATTTATATTTATACCAAAAAAAATACTGCACCAAAAAGAATAATACTGTTTTTTACATTTCAAATGCCCCCCAACCCTCCAACACAACAACATTTAATCATACACAATGAAACATTGACTTATAGTGAGGAATTTGTGGTCTTATTAAAAGATTTTTACCTGCACTTTTGA
- a CDS encoding competence/damage-inducible protein A, with translation MKAIIITIGDEILIGQILDTNSQYIAQRLQTWGVAVAEMLSVADRPEAIIAAVQHSLQHADWVLITGGLGPTKDDITKATLTRYFKGNLVLNEDVLQHISQLYAQRGRSITDASRNVAHQPDNAIIFQNKKGTAPAMCWEIGTQKVISMPGVPYEMKHFMEGEVGVFLQKQITEKNVFHYTLMTAGVGETYIAEKIKDIEDALPTAIKLAYLPSLGTVKLRLTANGNDESYWRAELQRFANAITEQLGNIIFAQEDTTLEKVVGEQLKMRRALLVLAESCTGGTVAQKITSVAGSSAYFWGGVVAYSNEMKIKILHIAPAIIAQHGAVSHACVAAMAQGALANSGAQYAIAISGTAGPDGGTPEKPVGTVFMAIATPQQGIQTKKHQLYTHRDINIQLAATIALNELRLAMLEEKTAATTT, from the coding sequence ATGAAAGCTATTATCATTACTATCGGTGACGAAATTCTTATCGGGCAAATATTAGATACCAACTCGCAATATATTGCCCAACGCCTTCAAACTTGGGGCGTGGCTGTAGCAGAAATGCTCTCGGTTGCCGACCGCCCCGAAGCCATCATTGCTGCCGTACAACATAGCTTGCAGCACGCCGATTGGGTACTGATAACAGGTGGTTTGGGTCCTACCAAAGATGATATTACAAAAGCTACGCTCACCCGCTATTTTAAAGGAAATTTGGTGCTGAACGAAGATGTTTTACAACACATTTCACAACTATATGCCCAACGCGGGCGCAGCATTACCGATGCTTCCCGAAATGTGGCACACCAGCCCGATAATGCAATTATTTTCCAAAATAAAAAAGGAACTGCACCCGCTATGTGTTGGGAAATCGGTACACAAAAAGTAATTTCTATGCCCGGCGTACCCTACGAAATGAAGCATTTTATGGAGGGCGAAGTGGGCGTTTTTTTACAAAAACAGATAACAGAAAAAAACGTATTTCATTATACCTTGATGACAGCAGGTGTGGGAGAAACCTATATTGCCGAAAAAATAAAAGACATTGAAGATGCTTTGCCGACTGCCATCAAATTGGCTTATTTGCCTTCTTTGGGAACGGTAAAATTGCGCCTCACCGCCAACGGCAACGACGAAAGCTATTGGCGTGCCGAACTACAACGCTTCGCCAACGCCATCACTGAGCAATTGGGAAATATTATATTTGCACAGGAAGATACCACGTTGGAAAAAGTAGTCGGCGAGCAACTCAAAATGCGCCGCGCCCTGCTGGTACTGGCAGAAAGCTGCACAGGAGGCACGGTGGCACAAAAAATTACTTCGGTGGCGGGCAGTTCGGCGTATTTTTGGGGGGGTGTTGTTGCTTATTCCAACGAAATGAAAATCAAAATACTACACATAGCTCCCGCTATTATTGCGCAGCACGGGGCAGTGAGCCACGCCTGTGTAGCTGCTATGGCGCAGGGCGCACTGGCAAACAGCGGCGCACAATATGCCATTGCCATCAGTGGCACTGCCGGACCCGACGGCGGCACACCCGAAAAACCCGTAGGAACGGTATTTATGGCAATCGCTACACCACAACAGGGTATTCAAACCAAAAAGCACCAACTTTATACCCACCGCGACATCAATATACAATTGGCAGCAACTATTGCACTCAACGAATTGCGTTTGGCGATGTTGGAAGAAAAAACAGCCGCAACAACAACTTGA
- a CDS encoding endonuclease/exonuclease/phosphatase family protein, whose protein sequence is MKYLWCRRIAVCVMIIIAELMSVHSEAQSLTDIKVMSYNLLAFPEGDIAAREDTLAKILNYYRPDIFLVQELRSEEGLQKALAACQAVLGASYQAGVYIPQISDPDNTSWRLQQNIIVNGEHFDIAAQETLLTLYRDINYFKLYWRDSPAADSVFLHCYVTHLKSSSGTENQQIRLEMAKIMRQHAHQLPPQSLILVAGDFNLYSGSEPAYQWLLADSGNSDNTLQDPINTPNWASASFTNTAIYTQSTRSSGFSDGASGGIDDRFDFVLLSETLLNGGSAAPLHYQNETYKALGNNGTCYNQDIINCAGGDNPVSEDILHALWYMSDHLPVTLTLQATAPNDTTAALPTTVESAAPLHIFQNKNNNVLFSWQDDTKAKLHLYDLNGRLLQTFFLQPYESRSLMLATGCYAAQIMDMDKHIIYIKKIIIH, encoded by the coding sequence ATGAAATATTTGTGGTGTCGCCGCATAGCGGTGTGCGTGATGATAATAATAGCAGAGTTGATGTCTGTGCATTCAGAGGCACAATCGCTTACAGATATAAAAGTGATGAGCTACAATTTGCTTGCTTTTCCCGAAGGCGACATTGCCGCAAGAGAAGACACATTAGCTAAAATTCTGAACTATTATCGTCCTGATATTTTTTTGGTGCAGGAGTTGCGCAGCGAAGAAGGCTTACAAAAAGCACTTGCCGCTTGTCAGGCGGTGTTGGGTGCATCGTACCAAGCCGGAGTATATATTCCACAAATTTCCGACCCCGATAATACGAGTTGGCGTTTACAACAGAACATCATCGTGAATGGTGAGCATTTTGATATTGCAGCACAGGAAACACTGCTCACCCTTTATCGTGACATCAACTATTTTAAGCTGTACTGGCGCGACAGCCCTGCCGCCGACAGCGTTTTTTTGCATTGCTATGTCACACACCTGAAATCGTCAAGCGGCACTGAAAATCAGCAAATACGCCTCGAAATGGCAAAAATAATGCGCCAACACGCCCACCAGCTCCCGCCTCAAAGCCTCATTTTGGTAGCGGGCGATTTTAATCTATACAGCGGCAGCGAACCAGCTTATCAGTGGCTGCTCGCCGATAGCGGCAACAGCGACAACACCCTGCAAGACCCCATCAATACGCCCAACTGGGCAAGTGCTTCTTTTACGAACACCGCTATTTATACGCAATCTACGCGCAGCAGTGGTTTTAGCGATGGAGCAAGCGGCGGTATAGACGACCGCTTTGATTTTGTTTTACTCTCCGAAACTTTGCTAAACGGCGGCAGTGCTGCTCCGCTGCATTATCAAAACGAAACATACAAAGCTTTGGGCAACAACGGCACTTGCTATAATCAGGATATTATTAATTGTGCCGGCGGCGATAATCCTGTTTCGGAAGATATACTGCACGCACTCTGGTACATGTCCGACCATTTACCCGTTACACTTACATTGCAAGCAACTGCTCCAAACGACACTACCGCCGCTTTGCCGACGACAGTTGAGTCTGCGGCACCGCTTCATATTTTCCAAAACAAAAACAACAATGTTTTATTTTCTTGGCAAGATGATACAAAAGCGAAATTACATTTGTACGATTTGAACGGACGCTTATTGCAAACATTTTTTCTGCAACCATACGAAAGTCGGTCGCTGATGCTCGCAACAGGCTGCTATGCAGCACAAATTATGGATATGGATAAGCACATTATTTATATAAAAAAAATAATCATTCATTAA
- a CDS encoding T9SS type A sorting domain-containing protein, with protein sequence MHLLFAKIQPLPIAPTLLLLVVVEPNNTLWYSYTPATSGVVQIVTSIPAAPANPLDGWLGVYDVTDCATTPVYTEITDIVLPNGCYNFGTTNGAVDTILTNSLTAGTTYYFMIDGFSGDIGEYCISIHPFTGCLDPSNLSAASTSSSSADLSWTAGNTETLWNIQWDTTGFALGSGTIVNGLTSTSYSLSGLTACPQQYSYYVQADCGGGNVSAWVGPFTFSTTAPPNCATAPVITCGSPVTATLEGICSAWDFDGTSPANSCGYATPGEELVYKFTAPLSGDYTFEVTASTTNGWIDYFYKESSLGCDALNWTCVSDQFGVGVIGTATLVGGTEYLILLDAEGTTLRDHTFQITCPAPTCGGLLTITQAVDGTYSTGGLYESDTIWASNTVTVPTADTITFDALNFIDLLTEGTAGFQATVSGTGMFEAKIVDGCGPLFKVLTKEDQTTIEKLENAANGSKGFAMTIAPNPVQGITNITFKSKATTEMLMEVLDLQGRKIAVLYNEALQGGEEYQIRFDTSNLPKGMYMIRLVGADGSTELQKLIVQ encoded by the coding sequence ATGCACCTCCTATTTGCCAAAATACAGCCGTTGCCAATAGCACCGACCCTCCTTCTTTTGGTTGTAGTGGAGCCAAATAATACCTTGTGGTATTCTTATACGCCTGCCACTAGTGGGGTTGTTCAAATAGTTACTTCTATTCCGGCTGCTCCTGCCAATCCTTTAGATGGTTGGTTGGGTGTATATGATGTTACAGATTGCGCTACCACACCTGTATATACAGAGATTACTGATATTGTTCTTCCTAATGGTTGCTATAATTTTGGTACTACCAACGGAGCAGTTGATACTATTTTAACCAATTCGCTCACTGCCGGCACCACTTATTATTTTATGATAGATGGCTTCTCTGGTGATATAGGGGAATATTGTATTTCTATTCATCCGTTCACTGGTTGTTTAGACCCAAGCAACTTGTCAGCTGCCTCTACCAGTTCCAGCAGTGCAGATTTATCTTGGACAGCAGGTAATACAGAAACACTTTGGAATATCCAATGGGATACTACGGGTTTTGCTTTGGGTAGTGGAACTATTGTAAATGGACTTACAAGCACCTCTTACTCATTAAGCGGATTGACAGCTTGTCCACAACAATATAGTTATTATGTACAAGCAGATTGCGGCGGCGGTAATGTTAGTGCTTGGGTAGGTCCGTTTACTTTTTCAACAACCGCACCTCCTAACTGCGCTACTGCTCCTGTTATTACTTGCGGTTCTCCTGTAACTGCCACATTAGAGGGTATTTGCAGTGCCTGGGATTTTGACGGTACTTCTCCTGCCAATTCTTGTGGTTATGCCACACCGGGTGAGGAGTTGGTGTATAAATTCACTGCACCTTTGAGTGGTGATTATACTTTTGAAGTAACAGCATCTACTACTAACGGATGGATAGATTATTTCTACAAAGAATCTTCTCTGGGTTGTGATGCTCTCAACTGGACTTGTGTTAGCGACCAGTTTGGTGTTGGCGTAATTGGTACGGCAACTTTAGTGGGTGGTACTGAGTATTTGATTTTGTTAGATGCAGAAGGTACTACACTTCGCGACCATACTTTCCAAATTACCTGCCCTGCTCCTACTTGCGGTGGTTTGCTCACCATCACACAAGCTGTTGATGGCACTTACAGCACAGGTGGTTTGTATGAATCAGATACGATTTGGGCTTCTAATACTGTAACTGTGCCTACTGCCGATACCATTACTTTTGATGCGTTGAACTTTATTGATTTACTCACCGAGGGTACAGCAGGTTTCCAAGCTACAGTAAGCGGTACAGGTATGTTTGAGGCAAAAATCGTAGATGGTTGCGGTCCTTTGTTCAAAGTGCTGACCAAAGAAGACCAAACTACCATTGAAAAATTGGAAAATGCAGCTAATGGTTCAAAAGGTTTTGCGATGACTATTGCTCCAAATCCGGTGCAAGGCATTACTAATATCACTTTTAAATCAAAAGCTACTACCGAAATGCTGATGGAAGTATTGGATTTGCAAGGTCGTAAAATAGCGGTGCTTTATAACGAAGCATTGCAAGGCGGCGAAGAATATCAAATCCGTTTTGATACTTCTAACTTGCCAAAAGGTATGTATATGATTCGTTTGGTGGGTGCTGACGGCTCTACCGAACTCCAAAAATTGATTGTTCAATAG
- a CDS encoding mechanosensitive ion channel: MMDKLSEFIDSALQMIQSLIQSIAAGLPSFLGAIAVLVIGWFVAKYVGRGIAKLLNTLQVDTLMDKLRTVSIFASVRIQLSTLLGELVRWIIFLIVLIVGSETLGLRAISDNITQILTYLPKLLSALAFFAIGTFAANIIRKFIQTTAESFGISTGRFIAGFVFYFLLVMIAISALNQAGINTEIISENLQIILAAVLFSLSLGYGLGSRHLMANLLGSFYIKGKLELGQVIKIDGVEGIIIAADSTSVTLKTVDKIVLMPLSKFTEQKIEILSVPPHN, encoded by the coding sequence ATGATGGACAAACTTAGTGAATTTATAGATTCTGCTTTACAAATGATACAATCACTTATTCAGAGCATAGCAGCGGGTTTACCTTCTTTTTTGGGAGCTATTGCTGTTTTGGTGATTGGTTGGTTTGTGGCGAAATATGTAGGAAGAGGTATCGCTAAATTGCTCAATACATTGCAAGTAGATACCTTGATGGATAAATTGCGCACGGTATCCATTTTTGCCTCTGTACGCATACAACTGAGTACTTTATTGGGCGAGTTGGTACGTTGGATTATATTCCTTATTGTACTTATCGTAGGCTCGGAAACCTTGGGGCTGCGAGCTATTTCTGATAATATTACCCAAATTCTTACTTATCTGCCCAAATTGCTGAGTGCGTTGGCATTTTTTGCCATCGGTACTTTTGCCGCCAATATTATCCGAAAATTCATACAAACCACTGCCGAATCATTTGGTATCTCTACCGGACGCTTTATTGCCGGTTTTGTGTTTTATTTTTTATTGGTAATGATTGCCATATCGGCACTTAACCAAGCTGGTATCAATACCGAAATCATCAGCGAAAACTTACAGATTATTTTAGCTGCTGTTTTATTCTCTTTGTCATTGGGTTATGGTTTGGGTTCGCGCCATTTAATGGCAAATTTGCTGGGCAGCTTTTATATAAAAGGAAAACTGGAATTAGGGCAGGTGATAAAAATAGATGGTGTGGAAGGAATTATTATCGCCGCCGACAGTACCTCTGTAACGCTTAAAACTGTTGATAAAATCGTGCTGATGCCTTTATCTAAATTTACGGAACAAAAAATAGAAATTCTCAGCGTACCACCTCACAATTAA
- a CDS encoding fibronectin type III domain-containing protein, with protein sequence MKKNLLFLFALLASFYSQKAWSQCAAGALYQGAAAPTSGCTIVTGTTCAFDNEYTRFWGLTIGQTYNVGNCTAITGTDGGAAGTDLTVRNGGTGSGTVAGFVSTTSGGACLSFVAADDTVTVQVNDPGCLSSSNCNSIKIECQSCAPACPVPTTLSSTAITGTGATLNWVAPAVCPPSGYQVEYGVTGFTQGSGTIVNVNGATTTTLTGLASATTYQFYVRSNCGLGTYSTWVGPSSFTTLCGTLTPTYTQDFATYLPTCWTEAAGAINATPTGTSSAWAVDGFANVGTTGAARLNIYGTTAANDEWLISPSIDLGTTTDYRLKFDMALTVYAGTGATTLGVDDTVAVLISTNGGTTWTVLQGWGDGQTISNTGQNQEYDLSAYTGVVKFAFFGSSTVANADNDLFIDNFIVDPIPLCDYPISLTASNVTATSFDISWGDSNTPPSTSFRIRWGLAGTFDPLTGGGTLINPATSPTSFTGLTPGASYDVYIRAVCGTPTSTWALITVALPQPNDVACSATALTLDAPPICQNTAVANSTDPPSFGCSGAK encoded by the coding sequence ATGAAAAAAAACTTATTGTTTTTATTCGCTTTGTTGGCTTCTTTTTACAGCCAAAAGGCGTGGTCACAATGTGCTGCGGGTGCCTTGTATCAGGGAGCAGCCGCTCCAACCTCCGGTTGTACGATTGTTACAGGTACTACTTGTGCCTTTGACAACGAATACACGCGTTTTTGGGGCTTGACCATCGGACAAACCTATAATGTAGGTAATTGCACGGCTATTACAGGTACTGACGGCGGTGCTGCCGGTACGGATTTAACTGTACGCAACGGCGGTACCGGCAGTGGTACAGTCGCAGGTTTTGTTTCTACTACTTCCGGCGGTGCTTGTTTGAGCTTCGTAGCCGCCGATGATACTGTAACCGTTCAAGTAAATGATCCGGGTTGCCTTAGTAGCTCTAACTGTAACTCTATAAAAATAGAGTGTCAATCTTGTGCACCTGCTTGTCCTGTTCCTACTACCTTATCTTCAACCGCAATTACAGGAACTGGTGCTACGCTGAACTGGGTAGCTCCTGCTGTATGCCCTCCTAGCGGCTATCAGGTGGAATATGGTGTTACCGGCTTTACGCAAGGCAGCGGTACTATTGTAAACGTAAATGGAGCTACTACCACAACTTTAACAGGTTTGGCTTCTGCTACTACTTATCAGTTTTATGTACGTTCCAATTGTGGTTTAGGTACCTATAGTACTTGGGTAGGTCCGAGCAGTTTTACTACGCTTTGTGGTACGCTAACGCCTACTTATACTCAAGATTTTGCTACTTATTTGCCAACTTGTTGGACAGAAGCCGCCGGAGCTATCAATGCTACTCCTACCGGTACCAGTTCTGCTTGGGCTGTTGATGGTTTTGCCAATGTGGGTACTACGGGTGCCGCCAGACTTAATATTTACGGCACTACTGCAGCCAATGACGAATGGTTGATTTCCCCTTCCATTGATTTGGGAACAACTACGGATTATCGCTTGAAATTTGATATGGCTTTGACTGTATATGCAGGCACAGGTGCTACCACTTTGGGTGTAGATGATACTGTAGCCGTGTTGATTTCTACCAACGGCGGCACTACTTGGACAGTATTGCAAGGTTGGGGTGATGGACAAACGATTTCCAATACCGGACAAAATCAGGAATATGATTTATCTGCTTATACCGGTGTGGTGAAATTTGCATTTTTCGGCAGCTCTACAGTAGCCAATGCGGACAATGATTTGTTTATTGATAATTTTATTGTAGATCCTATTCCGCTTTGCGATTATCCTATTAGCCTCACCGCATCTAATGTTACAGCTACTTCATTTGATATTTCTTGGGGAGATAGTAATACACCTCCTTCCACTAGTTTCCGTATTCGTTGGGGGCTTGCCGGTACTTTTGACCCATTAACGGGCGGTGGTACTTTAATCAATCCTGCTACCAGCCCTACTTCATTTACGGGTCTTACTCCGGGTGCTTCGTATGATGTATATATCCGTGCTGTATGCGGAACACCTACCAGCACTTGGGCTTTGATTACGGTAGCTCTGCCGCAGCCCAATGATGTTGCTTGTTCTGCCACTGCCTTGACACTTGATGCACCTCCTATTTGCCAAAATACAGCCGTTGCCAATAGCACCGACCCTCCTTCTTTTGGTTGTAGTGGAGCCAAATAA
- a CDS encoding RNA polymerase sigma factor, which yields MIYTDEILVQEILETQNPALVSQLYDRYLNRIYRKAVSFVKDAELAEDLTHDIFIKILMSLSSFKGKAKFSTWVYSITYNYCVDYIRRRQKEPIVHNENEFTGNTEPLDEVDSHAEWVEIQGSRLGKILDMLNVEEKSILLMKYQDDLSIKEIQDIFDLSESAAKMRIKRAKEKVQLLYKKMYNELN from the coding sequence CTGATTTATACGGACGAGATTTTGGTACAAGAAATTTTAGAAACCCAAAATCCGGCATTAGTGAGTCAACTTTATGATAGATACCTCAACCGTATTTATCGTAAAGCGGTTTCGTTTGTGAAAGATGCTGAACTTGCAGAGGACTTAACCCACGACATTTTTATAAAAATATTGATGAGCCTCTCTTCATTTAAAGGAAAAGCCAAATTCTCAACTTGGGTATATTCCATCACTTATAATTATTGTGTTGATTATATCCGCCGCCGCCAAAAAGAACCTATCGTTCACAATGAAAATGAATTTACGGGAAATACAGAACCTTTGGACGAGGTGGACAGCCACGCCGAATGGGTTGAAATTCAGGGCTCGCGCTTAGGAAAAATTTTAGATATGCTCAATGTTGAAGAAAAAAGTATCTTATTGATGAAATATCAAGATGATTTAAGTATTAAAGAAATACAAGATATTTTTGACTTATCGGAAAGTGCTGCAAAAATGCGTATCAAACGAGCAAAAGAAAAAGTACAATTACTCTACAAAAAAATGTATAATGAACTAAATTAA